A genomic stretch from Ovis canadensis isolate MfBH-ARS-UI-01 breed Bighorn chromosome 5, ARS-UI_OviCan_v2, whole genome shotgun sequence includes:
- the ATP8B3 gene encoding phospholipid-transporting ATPase IK isoform X5 produces MGSLTYQEDLDEEKNSEFTWEVQANNRAYNSQFKEKVFLCWQRKKYKKNVIHTAKYNVFSFLPLNLYEQFHRFSNLYFLLIILLQGIPEISTLPWFTLFAPFVCLLTIRAIRDLVDDIGRHRSDKIVNNRPCQILMGKSFLWRKWKNLHVGDLVCLHKDSIVPADLVLLASTEPSSLCYVETADIDGETNLKFRQAPVITHHELTSIRKIASFQGKVVCEEPNSRMHHFVGCLEWKGKKYPLDSGNILLRGCKVRNTDTCYGLVVYAGFDTKIMKNCGKIHLKRTKIDHLMNRLVVLIFVSTVVISAAMTFGFWHKVKEFKANHHYVSAMHMHSVAMEAFFIFWSFLILLSVLVPMAMFIIRVEFIYLGNSVFINWDEHMYYEPQDLPAKARSTSLNDLLGQVEYIFSDKTGTLTQNIMTFKKCCISGVVYGPEETPGKENPFLWNKFADGKLLFCNAQLLQAVWANQDWRVREFWRVLAICHTVMVQKNDQLVYQAASPDEEALVTAARNFGYVFLARTQDSITLMELGEECVYQVLAMMDFNSVRKRMSVLVRKPEGSIYLYTKGADTVIYERLQKKGETEWATEEALASFAKETLRTLCLACKKVDEEVYEEWRQRHQEASILLQNRAQALHQVYEEMEQSLELLGATAIEDKLQDGVLETIKCLKQGNIKVWVLTGDKQETAVNIGFACELLSENMIILEEKEIVRILEVYWENNNNLQGGKKKELPLQFKMALVINGEFLDQLLLSLRKEPRALVQNVNVDPLESWQEPGEERVDFLQARRLSLMWRTLGIQLRSSGLAPQQEDSKTLQSSEERRERAFMELASRCQAVICCRVTPKQKALIVALVKKYQNVVTLAIGDGANDINMIKTADIGIGVAGQEGMQAVQNSDYVLAQFSFLRRLLLVHGRWSYMRVCKFLRFFLYKTLASMMVQIWFAFYSGFTAQEVVPCGGACGKESACQCGRDGFDPWVRKMLWRRKWQPTPVFLPGKSHGLRSLALYEGWFLALFNLLYSTLPVLYIGLFEQDVSAERSLELPELYITGQKEELFNYWVILQAIAHGTATSLVNFFMTLWVSQDSAGPVSLSDYQSFSVVVALSNLLSITMEVILITKYWTVLSVLAIFLSLFFYVIMTSLTQSMWLFKRFPKNFPFLYADFNVLSQPPIMLVILLNVSLNTLPVLAFRVIYQALKKPQRKEEVEKGTSEEVITVEPVPCIHRESRARRSSYAFSHREGYADLITQGTILRRSPGVNSDMLVDHTMPPDEPSGSMKESLWYPRKMSFLGRKRHSHHGKVSSEDMQPPSENLLPTEIPLSALDSQTTSVESQTLPSSQLSLQSQPAYLPQEKTSLWNIRKLSWKNWSYIWQKEPESRREGILPVSSSNLSSVMETVPPSAKGSSISEQPMEVEPSPVEREPSPMEWLPEPSGDQAAPDLAE; encoded by the exons ATGGGCAGTCTCACGTACCAAGAAGACCTTGACGAGGAGAAGAACTCAG AGTTCACCTGGGAAGTGCAGGCCAACAACCGGGCCTACAACAGCCAGTTCAAGGAGAAGGTCTTTCTGTGTTGGCAGAGAAAGAAGTACAAG AAGAACGTCATCCACACGGCCAAGTACAATGTCTTCTCCTTCCTGCCCTTGAACCTGTATGAGCAGTTCCACCGCTTTTCCAACCTCTACTTCCTTCTCATCATCCTCCTCCAG GGCATCCCCGAGATCTCCACGCTGCCCTGGTTCACTCTGTTCGCCCCGTTCGTCTGCCTCCTCACCATCCGGGCCATCCGAGACCTGGTGGACGATATT GGGCGACACAGGAGTGACAAGATTGTCAACAATCGGCCGTGCCAGATCCTAATGGGGAAGAG ctttctgtggagaaaatggaagaatctacatgtgggagacctggtctGTCTGCATAAAGACAGCATTGTCCCG GCTGACTTGGTTTTGCTGGCCAGCACAGAGCCCAGCAGCTTATGCTATGTGGAGACGGCTGACATCGACGG GGAGACCAACTTGAAGTTCAGGCAGGCCCCAGTGATCACGCACCACGAGCTGACCAGTATAAGGAAGATAGCCTCCTTCCAAG GGAAGGTGGTGTGTGAGGAACCCAACAGCCGAATGCACCACTTCGTCGGGTGCCTGGAGTGGAAGGGCAAGAAATACCCACTGGATAGTGGCAACATCCTCCTGCGAGGCTGCAAGGTCCGGAACACAGACACCTGCTATGGACTGGTCGTTTATGCCG GTTTTGACACAAAGATCATGAAGAACTGTGGCAAGATCCATCTGAAGAGAACCAAGATAGACCATCTGATGAACAGACTGGTGGTCCTG ATCTTTGTGTCCACGGTGGTGATTTCCGCGGCCATGACCTTTGGCTTCTGGCACAAGGTGAAGGAGTTCAAGGCCAATCACCACTACGTGTCTGCCATGCACATGCACAGTGTGGCTATGGAGGCCTTCTTCATCTTCTGGAGCTTTCTCATCCTGCTTAGCGTCCTGGTGCCCATGGCCATGTTCATTAT CAGGGTCGAATTCATCTACCTGGGGAACAGCGTCTTCATCAACTGGGACGAGCACATGTACTATGAGCCCCAGGACCTGCCCGCCAAAGCACGAAGCACCAGCCTCAACGACCTGCTGGGCCAGGTGGAGTACATCTTCTCCGACAAGACGGGCACGCTCACCCAGAACATCATGACCTTCAAGAAGTGCTGCATCAGCGGAGTTGTCTACG GCCCAGAGGAGACCCCAGGCAAG GAGAACCCCTTCCTCTGGAATAAATTTGCTGATGGGAAGCTGCTATTCTGCAACGCCCAACTCCTGCAGGCTGTGTGGGCTAACCAGGACTGGAGGGTGCGCGAGTTCTGGCGCGTGCTGGCTATTTGCCACACGGTGATGGTACAGAAGAACG ACCAGCTAGTGTACCAGGCAGCTTCCCCGGACGAGGAGGCACTAGTCACAGCGGCCCGAAATTTCGGCTATGTGTTCCTGGCACGCACGCAGGACAGCATCACCCTGATGGAGCTGGGGGAGGAGTGTGTGTACCAGGTCCTGGCCATGATGGACTTCAACAGCGTCCGCAAGCGGATGTCAGTGCTGG TCCGCAAGCCCGAGGGCTCCATCTACCTCTACACCAAAGGGGCTGACACAGTCATCTATGAGCGCCTGCaaaagaaaggagagacagaATGGGCCACAGAGGAGGCCTTGGCC TCCTTTGCCAAGGAGACCCTGCGGACATTGTGCCTGGCCTGCAAAAAGGTGGATGAGGAAGTGTATGAGGAGTGGCGGCAGCGGCACCAGGAGGCCAGCATTCTGCTGCAGAACCGCGCCCAGGCCCTGCACCAGGTGTATGAGGAGATGGAGCAGAGCCTTgag ctcctgggAGCCACGGCCATTGAGGACAAGCTCCAGGATGGTGTCCTCGAAACCATCAAGTGTCTCAAGCAGGGGAACATCAAAGTGTGGGTCCTTACAGGGGACAAGCAAG AGACAGCGGTGAACATTGGTTTTGCCTGCGAGCTGCTCTCAGAGAACATGATCAttctggaggagaaggagatcgT GCGGATCCTCGAGGTCTACTGggagaacaacaacaacctgcaAGGTGGCAAAAAGAAAGAGCTTCCCCTGCAGTTCAAGATGGCCTTGGTCATTAACGGGGAGTTCCTG GACCAGCTACTGCTGTCCTTGCGCAAGGAACCCCGAGCCCTGGTCCAGAATGTGAACGTGGACCCACTGGAGTCCTGGCAGGAGccgggagaggagagggtggactTCCTGCAGGCCAGGCGCCTGTCCCTCATGTGGCGGACACTGGGGATCCAGCTGCGGAGCTCGGGGCTGGCGCCCCAGCAGGAAGACTCCAAGACCCTCCAGAGCTCTGAGGAGCGGCGGGAGCGGGCCTTCATGGAGCTGGCCTCCCGATGCCAGGCGGTCATCTGCTGCCGCGTGACACCCAAGCAGAAGGCCCTGATCGTGGCGCTGGTCAAGAAATACCAGAACGTGGTGACCCTGGCCATCGGGGATGGTGCCAACGACATCAACATGATCAAGA CTGCAGACATCGGCATAGGGGTGGCGGGTCAGGAGGGCATGCAGGCAGTGCAGAACAGTGACTACGTGCTGGCCCAGTTCTCCTTCCTGCGGCGGCTGCTGCTGGTGCACGGACGCTGGTCCTACATGCGCGTCTGCAAGTTCCTGCGCTTCTTCCTGTACAAGACACTGGCCAGCATGATGGTCCAGATCTGGTTCGCCTTCTACAGCGGCTTCACTGCCCAG GAAGTGGTACCATGTGGTGGtgcatgtggtaaagaatccgcctgtcaatgcgggagagacgggttcgatccctgggtcaggaagatgctctggagaagaaaatggcaacccactccagtattcttgcctggaaaatcccatggacttaggagcctg GCTCTGTACGAAGGTTGGTTCCTGGCGCTCTtcaacctgctgtatagcacccTCCCGGTCCTCTATATCGGGCTCTTTGAGCAG GATGTGAGCGCAGAGCGGAGCCTTGAGTTGCCGGAGCTATACATCACAGGCCAGAAGGAGGAGCTCTTCAACTACTGGGTCATCCTGCAAGCCATTGCCCACGGCACAGCCACCTCTCTGGTCAACTTCTTCATGACGCTGTGGGTCAGCCAGGACTCAGCTGGGCCTGTCAGCTTAAGTGACTACCAGTCCTTTTCGGTGGTCGTGGCCCTGTCCAACCTGCTGTCCATCACTATGGAG GTCATCCTAATCACCAAGTACTGGACCGTCCTGTCTGTGCTGGCCATTTTCCTCAGCCTCTTCTTCTACGTGATCATGACCAGCCTCACCCAGAGCATGTGGCTTTTCAAACGCTTCCCCAAGAACTTCCCGTTTCTAT ACGCTGACTTCAACGTGCTGTCCCAGCCCCCAATCATGCTGGTGATCCTGCTGAATGTGTCACTGAACACCCTGCCTGTGCTGGCCTTCCGTGTCATTTACCAAGCCCTCAAGAAGCCACAGCgcaag GAAGAGGTAGAGAAAGGCACAAGTGAGGAGGTCATCACCGTGGAGCCTGTGCCCTGTATCCATAGGGAGTCACGGGCCCGGCGCTCCAGCTATGCCTTCTCCCATCGGGAGGGCTATGCTGACCTCATCACGCAGGGCACGATTCTGCGGAGGTCACCTGGGGTCAACAGTGACATGCTGGTTGATCACACAATGCCACCTGATGAACCATCTGGGAGCATGAAGGAGTCCTTGTGGTACCCAAGGAAGATGTCATTTCTTGGGAGGAAGAGGCACTCACACCATGGGAAGGTGTCCTCTGAGGACATGCAGCCTCCCTCTGAG AACCTACTGCCAACCGAGATACCACTGTCAGCTCTAGACAGCCAAACGACCTCTGTTGAGAGCCAGACGCTGCCTTCGAGCCAGCTGTCCCTGCAGAGCCAGCCAGCATACCTGCCACAGGAGAAGACATCCCTCTGGAATATCCGGAAACTGTCCTGGAAGAACTGGTCGTACATCTGGCAAAAGGAGCCCGAGTCCCGCAGGGAGGGGATATTGCCAGTTTCCAGCTCAAACCTTAGTTCTGTGATGGAAACTGTACCACCAAGTGCAAAAGGATCATCCATCAGCGAGCAGCCAATGGAGGTGGAGCCCTCACCTGTGGAGAGAGAGCCGTCTCCTATGGAGTGGCTGCCAGAGCCCAGTGGGGACCAAGCTGCACCTGATCTGGCAGAGTAG
- the ATP8B3 gene encoding phospholipid-transporting ATPase IK isoform X6: MGSLTYQEDLDEEKNSEFTWEVQANNRAYNSQFKEKVFLCWQRKKYKKNVIHTAKYNVFSFLPLNLYEQFHRFSNLYFLLIILLQGIPEISTLPWFTLFAPFVCLLTIRAIRDLVDDIGRHRSDKIVNNRPCQILMGKSFLWRKWKNLHVGDLVCLHKDSIVPADLVLLASTEPSSLCYVETADIDGETNLKFRQAPVITHHELTSIRKIASFQGKVVCEEPNSRMHHFVGCLEWKGKKYPLDSGNILLRGCKVRNTDTCYGLVVYAGFDTKIMKNCGKIHLKRTKIDHLMNRLVVLIFVSTVVISAAMTFGFWHKVKEFKANHHYVSAMHMHSVAMEAFFIFWSFLILLSVLVPMAMFIIRVEFIYLGNSVFINWDEHMYYEPQDLPAKARSTSLNDLLGQVEYIFSDKTGTLTQNIMTFKKCCISGVVYGPEETPGKENPFLWNKFADGKLLFCNAQLLQAVWANQDWRVREFWRVLAICHTVMVQKNDQLVYQAASPDEEALVTAARNFGYVFLARTQDSITLMELGEECVYQVLAMMDFNSVRKRMSVLVRKPEGSIYLYTKGADTVIYERLQKKGETEWATEEALASFAKETLRTLCLACKKVDEEVYEEWRQRHQEASILLQNRAQALHQVYEEMEQSLELLGATAIEDKLQDGVLETIKCLKQGNIKVWVLTGDKQETAVNIGFACELLSENMIILEEKEIVRILEVYWENNNNLQGGKKKELPLQFKMALVINGEFLDQLLLSLRKEPRALVQNVNVDPLESWQEPGEERVDFLQARRLSLMWRTLGIQLRSSGLAPQQEDSKTLQSSEERRERAFMELASRCQAVICCRVTPKQKALIVALVKKYQNVVTLAIGDGANDINMIKTADIGIGVAGQEGMQAVQNSDYVLAQFSFLRRLLLVHGRWSYMRVCKFLRFFLYKTLASMMVQIWFAFYSGFTAQALYEGWFLALFNLLYSTLPVLYIGLFEQDVSAERSLELPELYITGQKEELFNYWVILQAIAHGTATSLVNFFMTLWVSQDSAGPVSLSDYQSFSVVVALSNLLSITMEVILITKYWTVLSVLAIFLSLFFYVIMTSLTQSMWLFKRFPKNFPFLYADFNVLSQPPIMLVILLNVSLNTLPVLAFRVIYQALKKPQRKEEVEKGTSEEVITVEPVPCIHRESRARRSSYAFSHREGYADLITQGTILRRSPGVNSDMLVDHTMPPDEPSGSMKESLWYPRKMSFLGRKRHSHHGKVSSEDMQPPSEEKLPYSPQNLLPTEIPLSALDSQTTSVESQTLPSSQLSLQSQPAYLPQEKTSLWNIRKLSWKNWSYIWQKEPESRREGILPVSSSNLSSVMETVPPSAKGSSISEQPMEVEPSPVEREPSPMEWLPEPSGDQAAPDLAE; encoded by the exons ATGGGCAGTCTCACGTACCAAGAAGACCTTGACGAGGAGAAGAACTCAG AGTTCACCTGGGAAGTGCAGGCCAACAACCGGGCCTACAACAGCCAGTTCAAGGAGAAGGTCTTTCTGTGTTGGCAGAGAAAGAAGTACAAG AAGAACGTCATCCACACGGCCAAGTACAATGTCTTCTCCTTCCTGCCCTTGAACCTGTATGAGCAGTTCCACCGCTTTTCCAACCTCTACTTCCTTCTCATCATCCTCCTCCAG GGCATCCCCGAGATCTCCACGCTGCCCTGGTTCACTCTGTTCGCCCCGTTCGTCTGCCTCCTCACCATCCGGGCCATCCGAGACCTGGTGGACGATATT GGGCGACACAGGAGTGACAAGATTGTCAACAATCGGCCGTGCCAGATCCTAATGGGGAAGAG ctttctgtggagaaaatggaagaatctacatgtgggagacctggtctGTCTGCATAAAGACAGCATTGTCCCG GCTGACTTGGTTTTGCTGGCCAGCACAGAGCCCAGCAGCTTATGCTATGTGGAGACGGCTGACATCGACGG GGAGACCAACTTGAAGTTCAGGCAGGCCCCAGTGATCACGCACCACGAGCTGACCAGTATAAGGAAGATAGCCTCCTTCCAAG GGAAGGTGGTGTGTGAGGAACCCAACAGCCGAATGCACCACTTCGTCGGGTGCCTGGAGTGGAAGGGCAAGAAATACCCACTGGATAGTGGCAACATCCTCCTGCGAGGCTGCAAGGTCCGGAACACAGACACCTGCTATGGACTGGTCGTTTATGCCG GTTTTGACACAAAGATCATGAAGAACTGTGGCAAGATCCATCTGAAGAGAACCAAGATAGACCATCTGATGAACAGACTGGTGGTCCTG ATCTTTGTGTCCACGGTGGTGATTTCCGCGGCCATGACCTTTGGCTTCTGGCACAAGGTGAAGGAGTTCAAGGCCAATCACCACTACGTGTCTGCCATGCACATGCACAGTGTGGCTATGGAGGCCTTCTTCATCTTCTGGAGCTTTCTCATCCTGCTTAGCGTCCTGGTGCCCATGGCCATGTTCATTAT CAGGGTCGAATTCATCTACCTGGGGAACAGCGTCTTCATCAACTGGGACGAGCACATGTACTATGAGCCCCAGGACCTGCCCGCCAAAGCACGAAGCACCAGCCTCAACGACCTGCTGGGCCAGGTGGAGTACATCTTCTCCGACAAGACGGGCACGCTCACCCAGAACATCATGACCTTCAAGAAGTGCTGCATCAGCGGAGTTGTCTACG GCCCAGAGGAGACCCCAGGCAAG GAGAACCCCTTCCTCTGGAATAAATTTGCTGATGGGAAGCTGCTATTCTGCAACGCCCAACTCCTGCAGGCTGTGTGGGCTAACCAGGACTGGAGGGTGCGCGAGTTCTGGCGCGTGCTGGCTATTTGCCACACGGTGATGGTACAGAAGAACG ACCAGCTAGTGTACCAGGCAGCTTCCCCGGACGAGGAGGCACTAGTCACAGCGGCCCGAAATTTCGGCTATGTGTTCCTGGCACGCACGCAGGACAGCATCACCCTGATGGAGCTGGGGGAGGAGTGTGTGTACCAGGTCCTGGCCATGATGGACTTCAACAGCGTCCGCAAGCGGATGTCAGTGCTGG TCCGCAAGCCCGAGGGCTCCATCTACCTCTACACCAAAGGGGCTGACACAGTCATCTATGAGCGCCTGCaaaagaaaggagagacagaATGGGCCACAGAGGAGGCCTTGGCC TCCTTTGCCAAGGAGACCCTGCGGACATTGTGCCTGGCCTGCAAAAAGGTGGATGAGGAAGTGTATGAGGAGTGGCGGCAGCGGCACCAGGAGGCCAGCATTCTGCTGCAGAACCGCGCCCAGGCCCTGCACCAGGTGTATGAGGAGATGGAGCAGAGCCTTgag ctcctgggAGCCACGGCCATTGAGGACAAGCTCCAGGATGGTGTCCTCGAAACCATCAAGTGTCTCAAGCAGGGGAACATCAAAGTGTGGGTCCTTACAGGGGACAAGCAAG AGACAGCGGTGAACATTGGTTTTGCCTGCGAGCTGCTCTCAGAGAACATGATCAttctggaggagaaggagatcgT GCGGATCCTCGAGGTCTACTGggagaacaacaacaacctgcaAGGTGGCAAAAAGAAAGAGCTTCCCCTGCAGTTCAAGATGGCCTTGGTCATTAACGGGGAGTTCCTG GACCAGCTACTGCTGTCCTTGCGCAAGGAACCCCGAGCCCTGGTCCAGAATGTGAACGTGGACCCACTGGAGTCCTGGCAGGAGccgggagaggagagggtggactTCCTGCAGGCCAGGCGCCTGTCCCTCATGTGGCGGACACTGGGGATCCAGCTGCGGAGCTCGGGGCTGGCGCCCCAGCAGGAAGACTCCAAGACCCTCCAGAGCTCTGAGGAGCGGCGGGAGCGGGCCTTCATGGAGCTGGCCTCCCGATGCCAGGCGGTCATCTGCTGCCGCGTGACACCCAAGCAGAAGGCCCTGATCGTGGCGCTGGTCAAGAAATACCAGAACGTGGTGACCCTGGCCATCGGGGATGGTGCCAACGACATCAACATGATCAAGA CTGCAGACATCGGCATAGGGGTGGCGGGTCAGGAGGGCATGCAGGCAGTGCAGAACAGTGACTACGTGCTGGCCCAGTTCTCCTTCCTGCGGCGGCTGCTGCTGGTGCACGGACGCTGGTCCTACATGCGCGTCTGCAAGTTCCTGCGCTTCTTCCTGTACAAGACACTGGCCAGCATGATGGTCCAGATCTGGTTCGCCTTCTACAGCGGCTTCACTGCCCAG GCTCTGTACGAAGGTTGGTTCCTGGCGCTCTtcaacctgctgtatagcacccTCCCGGTCCTCTATATCGGGCTCTTTGAGCAG GATGTGAGCGCAGAGCGGAGCCTTGAGTTGCCGGAGCTATACATCACAGGCCAGAAGGAGGAGCTCTTCAACTACTGGGTCATCCTGCAAGCCATTGCCCACGGCACAGCCACCTCTCTGGTCAACTTCTTCATGACGCTGTGGGTCAGCCAGGACTCAGCTGGGCCTGTCAGCTTAAGTGACTACCAGTCCTTTTCGGTGGTCGTGGCCCTGTCCAACCTGCTGTCCATCACTATGGAG GTCATCCTAATCACCAAGTACTGGACCGTCCTGTCTGTGCTGGCCATTTTCCTCAGCCTCTTCTTCTACGTGATCATGACCAGCCTCACCCAGAGCATGTGGCTTTTCAAACGCTTCCCCAAGAACTTCCCGTTTCTAT ACGCTGACTTCAACGTGCTGTCCCAGCCCCCAATCATGCTGGTGATCCTGCTGAATGTGTCACTGAACACCCTGCCTGTGCTGGCCTTCCGTGTCATTTACCAAGCCCTCAAGAAGCCACAGCgcaag GAAGAGGTAGAGAAAGGCACAAGTGAGGAGGTCATCACCGTGGAGCCTGTGCCCTGTATCCATAGGGAGTCACGGGCCCGGCGCTCCAGCTATGCCTTCTCCCATCGGGAGGGCTATGCTGACCTCATCACGCAGGGCACGATTCTGCGGAGGTCACCTGGGGTCAACAGTGACATGCTGGTTGATCACACAATGCCACCTGATGAACCATCTGGGAGCATGAAGGAGTCCTTGTGGTACCCAAGGAAGATGTCATTTCTTGGGAGGAAGAGGCACTCACACCATGGGAAGGTGTCCTCTGAGGACATGCAGCCTCCCTCTGAG GAGAAGTTGCCATATTCTCCTCAGAACCTACTGCCAACCGAGATACCACTGTCAGCTCTAGACAGCCAAACGACCTCTGTTGAGAGCCAGACGCTGCCTTCGAGCCAGCTGTCCCTGCAGAGCCAGCCAGCATACCTGCCACAGGAGAAGACATCCCTCTGGAATATCCGGAAACTGTCCTGGAAGAACTGGTCGTACATCTGGCAAAAGGAGCCCGAGTCCCGCAGGGAGGGGATATTGCCAGTTTCCAGCTCAAACCTTAGTTCTGTGATGGAAACTGTACCACCAAGTGCAAAAGGATCATCCATCAGCGAGCAGCCAATGGAGGTGGAGCCCTCACCTGTGGAGAGAGAGCCGTCTCCTATGGAGTGGCTGCCAGAGCCCAGTGGGGACCAAGCTGCACCTGATCTGGCAGAGTAG